A window from Streptomyces sp. NBC_00299 encodes these proteins:
- a CDS encoding ATP-binding protein codes for MTAATYQYVDLPDASVVTTRALLTARENITDTAAARAMMCIHGGAGFGKTLAVNTCLRALEPSEDVRKITFRARPTARAVRYELFTALDLAGEPPRHPSEFDRLLKTALAERPRTFLVDEAQWLNGEAFEYFRYLWDEPSTQLAIIFVGGEGCHTVLRREPMLSSRIFIWQHFTRLTPSEVLEAIPLFHPVWADADPDDITFADSHAAHGNFRAWAQLTAHTRTALARTGRPRVDQELLRWAFSRLA; via the coding sequence GTGACCGCGGCCACCTACCAGTACGTCGACCTGCCCGATGCGTCCGTGGTCACCACCCGCGCCCTGCTCACCGCCCGGGAGAACATCACCGATACCGCCGCTGCCCGCGCCATGATGTGCATCCACGGCGGCGCCGGCTTCGGCAAGACCCTCGCCGTCAACACCTGCCTGCGCGCACTCGAACCCAGCGAGGACGTCCGCAAGATCACCTTCCGTGCCCGGCCCACCGCCCGCGCGGTGCGCTACGAACTGTTCACCGCGCTCGACCTGGCCGGTGAACCGCCGCGCCACCCCAGCGAATTCGACCGTCTGCTGAAAACCGCTCTGGCTGAACGCCCTCGCACCTTCCTGGTGGACGAGGCCCAGTGGCTCAACGGGGAGGCGTTCGAATACTTCCGCTATCTGTGGGACGAACCCTCAACCCAGCTCGCGATTATTTTCGTCGGCGGGGAGGGATGCCACACCGTGCTGCGCCGCGAACCGATGCTCTCCTCCCGCATCTTCATCTGGCAGCACTTCACCCGCCTCACCCCCAGCGAAGTCCTCGAGGCCATCCCCCTGTTCCACCCGGTCTGGGCCGACGCCGACCCCGACGACATCACTTTCGCCGACAGCCACGCCGCACACGGCAACTTCCGCGCCTGGGCCCAGCTGACCGCCCACACCCGCACCGCCCTGGCCCGCACCGGCCGCCCCCGCGTGGACCAGGAGCTGCTGCGCTGGGCCTTCAGCCGCCTTGCCTGA